A single Oncorhynchus nerka isolate Pitt River linkage group LG10, Oner_Uvic_2.0, whole genome shotgun sequence DNA region contains:
- the LOC115134983 gene encoding eukaryotic translation initiation factor 4E-binding protein 2 encodes MSSSTSRQFSESRVIPTRTVLINDTTQLPHDYCTTPGGTLFSTTPGGTRIIYDRKFLLDRRNSPIAQTPPAHLPIIPGVTSLNVLTENGRNEVNNRIKPNNSHGKTATGEDAQFEMDI; translated from the exons ATGTCGTCGTCTACCAGTCGTCAGTTTAGCGAGAGCAGGGTCATTCCGACCAGGACGGTGTTGATCAACGATACAACGCAGCTACCTCATGACTATTGCACCACCCCAGGAGGCACTTTATTTTCGACCACTCCGGGAG GGACCCGGATCATCTACGACCGTAAGTTCCTGTTGGACAGGCGTAACTCCCCCATCGCCCAGACCCCCCCGGCTCACCTGCCCATCATCCCCGGGGTGACCAGCCTCAACGTCCTCACCGAGAACGGGAGGAACGAGGTCAACAACCGCATCAAACCCAACAACAGTCATGGCAAGACAGCCACCG GTGAGGACGCTCAGTTCGAGATGGACATCTAA